In one Tripterygium wilfordii isolate XIE 37 chromosome 22, ASM1340144v1, whole genome shotgun sequence genomic region, the following are encoded:
- the LOC119991992 gene encoding F-box protein At2g32560-like isoform X2, with protein sequence MLLYFLITCFSFIFLFKSFPLKPLPPWASEIRFYIPSTKKMGSSPQVEATNEDSGMTVLDLPELTLECILERLPPSGLCSMAGVCSSLRERCVSNHLWEKHMKQKWGGLMGPAAHREWQWYLACRDSANLRQGKQRGLTRLLSIVWPFWWVGSRVVDSTTYSKQTSYLPVDSIMSWYLALETGKFWFPAQVYNRENGHVGFMLSCYDAELSYDPRTDTFQARYPPHGRRAIAIETNVPWERLRAPPVDSSPHDLHISDCLNELCPGDHIEIQWRRNKEFPYGWWYGVVGHLESCDGNETYCRCHNNDTVALEFNHYTPGSRWRRTTISRKEHREEGNEADGFYGGIRKLKSNEEISIWRRLWPVQVLE encoded by the exons ATGCTACTTTACTTCCTCATCACTtgtttctccttcatcttcctttTTAAGTCTTTCCCTCTCAAGCCACTTCCACCATGGGCATCTGAGATAAG ATTCTATATTCCCTCAACAAAAAAGATGGGTTCCAGTCCACAAGTTGAAGCCACTAATGAGGACTCAGGTATGACTGTGCTGGACTTGCCTGAACTGACCTTGGAATGCATTCTTGAGAGGCTACCACCATCAGGGCTTTGTAGTATGGCTGGTGTTTGTAGCTCTTTGAGGGAAAGATGTGTTAGCAATCACTTGTGGGAAAAGCATATGAAGCAAAAATGGGGTGGACTAATGGGTCCAGCTGCACATAGAGAGTGGCAATGGTACCTAGCTTGCAGAGATTCAGCCAATCTCAGGCAAGGTAAGCAGAGAGGCCTAACGAGGCTTCTCTCAATAGTTTGGCCCTTTTGGTGGGTAGGATCAAGAGTTGTTGACAGTACGACTTACAGCAAGCAGACGAGTTATTTGCCTGTTGATTCAATCATGTCTTGGTACTTAGCTCTTGAGACTGGCAAGTTTTGGTTCCCTGCTCAGGTTTACAATCGTGAG AATGGGCATGTTGGGTTTATGCTGTCTTGCTATGATGCTGAGCTAAGCTATGACCCCCGGACCGATACATTCCAAGCCAG gtatcCACCACATGGTAGGAGAGCAATTGCTATTGAGACTAATGTGCCTTGGGAGAGGTTAAGAGCACCCCCTGTTGACTCATCCCCTCATGATCTTCACATATCTGATTGTTTGAACGAATTATGCCCTGGAGATCACATTGAGATTCAGTGGAGAAGAAACAAAGAATTCCCATATG GATGGTGGTATGGTGTTGTCGGTCACCTTGAGTCATGTGATGGAAACGAAACTTACTGCCGTTGTCATAACAATG ACACCGTGGCGTTGGAGTTCAATCATTACACCCCTGGCTCACGATGGAGGCGTACAACAATCAGCAGGAAAGAGCATAGGGAAGAAGGGAATGAAGCAGATGGGTTTTATGGTGGAATTCGAAAGCTTAAAAGTAACGAAGAGATTTCCATATGGAGGCGACTTTGGCCAGTACAAGTATTGGAATAG
- the LOC119991992 gene encoding F-box protein At2g32560-like isoform X1 produces MLLYFLITCFSFIFLFKSFPLKPLPPWASEIRLLSLCFWKQVSIFSISNFTKNTLCRFYIPSTKKMGSSPQVEATNEDSGMTVLDLPELTLECILERLPPSGLCSMAGVCSSLRERCVSNHLWEKHMKQKWGGLMGPAAHREWQWYLACRDSANLRQGKQRGLTRLLSIVWPFWWVGSRVVDSTTYSKQTSYLPVDSIMSWYLALETGKFWFPAQVYNRENGHVGFMLSCYDAELSYDPRTDTFQARYPPHGRRAIAIETNVPWERLRAPPVDSSPHDLHISDCLNELCPGDHIEIQWRRNKEFPYGWWYGVVGHLESCDGNETYCRCHNNDTVALEFNHYTPGSRWRRTTISRKEHREEGNEADGFYGGIRKLKSNEEISIWRRLWPVQVLE; encoded by the exons ATGCTACTTTACTTCCTCATCACTtgtttctccttcatcttcctttTTAAGTCTTTCCCTCTCAAGCCACTTCCACCATGGGCATCTGAGATAAGGTTGCTGTCTCTTTGTTTCTGGAAACAAGTTTCAATCTTCTCCATCTCCAACTTCACAAAGAACACTCTTTGCAGATTCTATATTCCCTCAACAAAAAAGATGGGTTCCAGTCCACAAGTTGAAGCCACTAATGAGGACTCAGGTATGACTGTGCTGGACTTGCCTGAACTGACCTTGGAATGCATTCTTGAGAGGCTACCACCATCAGGGCTTTGTAGTATGGCTGGTGTTTGTAGCTCTTTGAGGGAAAGATGTGTTAGCAATCACTTGTGGGAAAAGCATATGAAGCAAAAATGGGGTGGACTAATGGGTCCAGCTGCACATAGAGAGTGGCAATGGTACCTAGCTTGCAGAGATTCAGCCAATCTCAGGCAAGGTAAGCAGAGAGGCCTAACGAGGCTTCTCTCAATAGTTTGGCCCTTTTGGTGGGTAGGATCAAGAGTTGTTGACAGTACGACTTACAGCAAGCAGACGAGTTATTTGCCTGTTGATTCAATCATGTCTTGGTACTTAGCTCTTGAGACTGGCAAGTTTTGGTTCCCTGCTCAGGTTTACAATCGTGAG AATGGGCATGTTGGGTTTATGCTGTCTTGCTATGATGCTGAGCTAAGCTATGACCCCCGGACCGATACATTCCAAGCCAG gtatcCACCACATGGTAGGAGAGCAATTGCTATTGAGACTAATGTGCCTTGGGAGAGGTTAAGAGCACCCCCTGTTGACTCATCCCCTCATGATCTTCACATATCTGATTGTTTGAACGAATTATGCCCTGGAGATCACATTGAGATTCAGTGGAGAAGAAACAAAGAATTCCCATATG GATGGTGGTATGGTGTTGTCGGTCACCTTGAGTCATGTGATGGAAACGAAACTTACTGCCGTTGTCATAACAATG ACACCGTGGCGTTGGAGTTCAATCATTACACCCCTGGCTCACGATGGAGGCGTACAACAATCAGCAGGAAAGAGCATAGGGAAGAAGGGAATGAAGCAGATGGGTTTTATGGTGGAATTCGAAAGCTTAAAAGTAACGAAGAGATTTCCATATGGAGGCGACTTTGGCCAGTACAAGTATTGGAATAG